Proteins encoded within one genomic window of Gambusia affinis linkage group LG23, SWU_Gaff_1.0, whole genome shotgun sequence:
- the LOC122826488 gene encoding protein SCO2 homolog, mitochondrial isoform X1 has translation MSREPSVMLGVRCILLCLHRTAQYRYPIGLERVLTRSLSRTPDSCRAALKLRTRLGVTLLVGAGLVGAWWWVEREKQQRRRRQRVEQLHAVALGQGTFSLLDHTGHRRTKQDFLGRWVLLYFGFTHCPDICPDELDKLSAVVSALDRDPALPRLQPLFITVDPERDDVAALARYVRDFHPRLVGLTGTPEEVQHAGRDFRVYASAGPKDEDGDYMVDHSVLLYLVSPDGLFLDYYNRTKSPEQIADSIRNHIRNHVPL, from the exons ATGAG CAGGGAACCGTCGGTCATGTTGGGAGTGAGGTGCATCCTACTGTGTCTCCATCGGACAGCCCAGTACCGGTATCCGATTGGACTTGAGCGGGTTCTGACCCGCTCCCTGTCCCGAACTCCGGACTCGTGCCGGGCCGCGCTGAAGCTGCGGACCCGGTTGGGGGTGACGCTGCTGGTAGGGGCGGGGTTGGTAGGCGCGTGGTGGTGGGTGGAGCGGGAGAAGCAACaacggcggcggcggcagcgggTGGAGCAGCTCCACGCGGTGGCTCTGGGCCAGGGGACGTTCAGCCTGTTGGACCATACGGGCCACCGCCGGACCAAGCAGGACTTCCTGGGCCGCTGGGTCCTCCTGTACTTTGGCTTCACACACTGCCCCGACATCTGCCCCGACGAGCTGGACAAGCTGAGCGCCGTGGTGTCAGCGCTGGACCGGGACCCGGCCCTGCCGCGCCTGCAGCCGCTCTTCATCACTGTAGACCCGGAGCGGGACGACGTGGCGGCGCTGGCCCGCTACGTCCGGGACTTCCACCCGCGGCTGGTCGGGCTAACCGGCACGCCGGAAGAGGTCCAGCACGCGGGGCGGGACTTCCGGGTGTACGCCAGCGCGGGGCCGAAGGATGAGGACGGAGACTACATGGTGGACCACAGCGTGCTGCTGTACCTGGTTAGTCCGGACGGACTCTTTCTGGACTACTACAACCGAACCAAGAGCCCGGAGCAGATCGCCGACAGCATCCGGAACCACATCCGGAACCACGTCCCGCTGTAG
- the LOC122826488 gene encoding protein SCO2 homolog, mitochondrial isoform X3 has protein sequence MEPSVMLGVRCILLCLHRTAQYRYPIGLERVLTRSLSRTPDSCRAALKLRTRLGVTLLVGAGLVGAWWWVEREKQQRRRRQRVEQLHAVALGQGTFSLLDHTGHRRTKQDFLGRWVLLYFGFTHCPDICPDELDKLSAVVSALDRDPALPRLQPLFITVDPERDDVAALARYVRDFHPRLVGLTGTPEEVQHAGRDFRVYASAGPKDEDGDYMVDHSVLLYLVSPDGLFLDYYNRTKSPEQIADSIRNHIRNHVPL, from the exons AT GGAACCGTCGGTCATGTTGGGAGTGAGGTGCATCCTACTGTGTCTCCATCGGACAGCCCAGTACCGGTATCCGATTGGACTTGAGCGGGTTCTGACCCGCTCCCTGTCCCGAACTCCGGACTCGTGCCGGGCCGCGCTGAAGCTGCGGACCCGGTTGGGGGTGACGCTGCTGGTAGGGGCGGGGTTGGTAGGCGCGTGGTGGTGGGTGGAGCGGGAGAAGCAACaacggcggcggcggcagcgggTGGAGCAGCTCCACGCGGTGGCTCTGGGCCAGGGGACGTTCAGCCTGTTGGACCATACGGGCCACCGCCGGACCAAGCAGGACTTCCTGGGCCGCTGGGTCCTCCTGTACTTTGGCTTCACACACTGCCCCGACATCTGCCCCGACGAGCTGGACAAGCTGAGCGCCGTGGTGTCAGCGCTGGACCGGGACCCGGCCCTGCCGCGCCTGCAGCCGCTCTTCATCACTGTAGACCCGGAGCGGGACGACGTGGCGGCGCTGGCCCGCTACGTCCGGGACTTCCACCCGCGGCTGGTCGGGCTAACCGGCACGCCGGAAGAGGTCCAGCACGCGGGGCGGGACTTCCGGGTGTACGCCAGCGCGGGGCCGAAGGATGAGGACGGAGACTACATGGTGGACCACAGCGTGCTGCTGTACCTGGTTAGTCCGGACGGACTCTTTCTGGACTACTACAACCGAACCAAGAGCCCGGAGCAGATCGCCGACAGCATCCGGAACCACATCCGGAACCACGTCCCGCTGTAG
- the LOC122826488 gene encoding protein SCO2 homolog, mitochondrial isoform X2, giving the protein MREPSVMLGVRCILLCLHRTAQYRYPIGLERVLTRSLSRTPDSCRAALKLRTRLGVTLLVGAGLVGAWWWVEREKQQRRRRQRVEQLHAVALGQGTFSLLDHTGHRRTKQDFLGRWVLLYFGFTHCPDICPDELDKLSAVVSALDRDPALPRLQPLFITVDPERDDVAALARYVRDFHPRLVGLTGTPEEVQHAGRDFRVYASAGPKDEDGDYMVDHSVLLYLVSPDGLFLDYYNRTKSPEQIADSIRNHIRNHVPL; this is encoded by the exons ATGAG GGAACCGTCGGTCATGTTGGGAGTGAGGTGCATCCTACTGTGTCTCCATCGGACAGCCCAGTACCGGTATCCGATTGGACTTGAGCGGGTTCTGACCCGCTCCCTGTCCCGAACTCCGGACTCGTGCCGGGCCGCGCTGAAGCTGCGGACCCGGTTGGGGGTGACGCTGCTGGTAGGGGCGGGGTTGGTAGGCGCGTGGTGGTGGGTGGAGCGGGAGAAGCAACaacggcggcggcggcagcgggTGGAGCAGCTCCACGCGGTGGCTCTGGGCCAGGGGACGTTCAGCCTGTTGGACCATACGGGCCACCGCCGGACCAAGCAGGACTTCCTGGGCCGCTGGGTCCTCCTGTACTTTGGCTTCACACACTGCCCCGACATCTGCCCCGACGAGCTGGACAAGCTGAGCGCCGTGGTGTCAGCGCTGGACCGGGACCCGGCCCTGCCGCGCCTGCAGCCGCTCTTCATCACTGTAGACCCGGAGCGGGACGACGTGGCGGCGCTGGCCCGCTACGTCCGGGACTTCCACCCGCGGCTGGTCGGGCTAACCGGCACGCCGGAAGAGGTCCAGCACGCGGGGCGGGACTTCCGGGTGTACGCCAGCGCGGGGCCGAAGGATGAGGACGGAGACTACATGGTGGACCACAGCGTGCTGCTGTACCTGGTTAGTCCGGACGGACTCTTTCTGGACTACTACAACCGAACCAAGAGCCCGGAGCAGATCGCCGACAGCATCCGGAACCACATCCGGAACCACGTCCCGCTGTAG
- the LOC122826488 gene encoding protein SCO2 homolog, mitochondrial isoform X4, with amino-acid sequence MLGVRCILLCLHRTAQYRYPIGLERVLTRSLSRTPDSCRAALKLRTRLGVTLLVGAGLVGAWWWVEREKQQRRRRQRVEQLHAVALGQGTFSLLDHTGHRRTKQDFLGRWVLLYFGFTHCPDICPDELDKLSAVVSALDRDPALPRLQPLFITVDPERDDVAALARYVRDFHPRLVGLTGTPEEVQHAGRDFRVYASAGPKDEDGDYMVDHSVLLYLVSPDGLFLDYYNRTKSPEQIADSIRNHIRNHVPL; translated from the coding sequence ATGTTGGGAGTGAGGTGCATCCTACTGTGTCTCCATCGGACAGCCCAGTACCGGTATCCGATTGGACTTGAGCGGGTTCTGACCCGCTCCCTGTCCCGAACTCCGGACTCGTGCCGGGCCGCGCTGAAGCTGCGGACCCGGTTGGGGGTGACGCTGCTGGTAGGGGCGGGGTTGGTAGGCGCGTGGTGGTGGGTGGAGCGGGAGAAGCAACaacggcggcggcggcagcgggTGGAGCAGCTCCACGCGGTGGCTCTGGGCCAGGGGACGTTCAGCCTGTTGGACCATACGGGCCACCGCCGGACCAAGCAGGACTTCCTGGGCCGCTGGGTCCTCCTGTACTTTGGCTTCACACACTGCCCCGACATCTGCCCCGACGAGCTGGACAAGCTGAGCGCCGTGGTGTCAGCGCTGGACCGGGACCCGGCCCTGCCGCGCCTGCAGCCGCTCTTCATCACTGTAGACCCGGAGCGGGACGACGTGGCGGCGCTGGCCCGCTACGTCCGGGACTTCCACCCGCGGCTGGTCGGGCTAACCGGCACGCCGGAAGAGGTCCAGCACGCGGGGCGGGACTTCCGGGTGTACGCCAGCGCGGGGCCGAAGGATGAGGACGGAGACTACATGGTGGACCACAGCGTGCTGCTGTACCTGGTTAGTCCGGACGGACTCTTTCTGGACTACTACAACCGAACCAAGAGCCCGGAGCAGATCGCCGACAGCATCCGGAACCACATCCGGAACCACGTCCCGCTGTAG
- the calua gene encoding calumenin-A yields the protein MIRSALICWLLLVARSDGKPTELRPRVHQEEPLSTLRHDDKQNFDYDHEAFLGQDEAKAFDRLSPGESKRRLSIIVDRIDSNKDDFVSEDELRLWIEAVQSRHMFEDVERQWSEFDLNRDGLISWDEYRNVTYGSYLDGPLTETEYNYTHMMARDERRFKVANRDGDLSANRQEFMAFLHPENHDYMKHVVVQETMEDIDKNGDGFIDLKEYIGDMFTAENGLEEPEWVASERQQFSEFRDKNQDGKMDREETLDWILPADYDHAIAEAKHLLYESDSNKDGRLTKEEILNKFDLFVGSQVTNYGEALLRHDEF from the exons ATGATCCGCTCAGCGTTGATCTGCTGGCTCCTCCTGGTTGCCAGGAGCGATGGGAAGCCCACAGAGCTGCGGCCCCGGGTCCATCAGGAGGAACCACTCAGCACGCTGCGACACGACGACAAGCAGAACTTTGACTACGACCACGAGGCGTTCCTCGGGCAAGACGAGGCCAAGGCCTTTGACCGCCTGTCGCCTGGTGAGAGCAAGCGCAGACTCAG CATCATCGTGGATCGGATTGACAGCAACAAGGATGACTTTGTCTCGGAGGACGAGCTGAGGCTCTGGATCGAGGCCGTCCAGAGCAGGCACATGTTTGAAGACGTTGAGCGCCAGTGGAGCGAGTTTGACCTGAACCGGGACGGCCTGATCAGCTGGGACGAGTACAGGAACGTCACGTACGGCAGCTACCTGG ACGGCCCTCTGACAGAGACGGAGTACAACTACACCCACATGATGGCGAGGGACGAGAGGCGCTTCAAGGTCGCCAACAGGGACGGAGACCTGAGTGCAAACCGGCAGGAGTTCATGGCCTTCCTCCACCCAGAGAACCATGACTACATGAAGCATGTGGTGGTGCAG GAAACCATGGAAGACATAGACAAGAACGGAGATGGCTTCATCGACCTCAAGGAGTACATCG GTGACATGTTCACCGCAGAGAACGGATTGGAGGAACCGGAGTGGGTCGCCTCGGAGCGTCAGCAGTTCTCAGAGTTCAGAGACAAGAACCAGGATGGGAAGATGGACCGGgaggaaactctggactggaTCCTCCCGGCAGACTACGATCATGCCATCGCCGAGGCCAAACACCTGCTGTACGAGTCCGACTCCAACAAG GACGGGAGACTGACCAAGGAGGAAATCCTCAACAAGTTTGACCTGTTTGTGGGAAGCCAGGTGACGAACTACGGCGAGGCGTTGCTGCGACACGATGAGTTCTAG
- the opn1sw1 gene encoding opsin-1, short-wave-sensitive 1 — MGKHFHLYENISKVDPFEGSQHYLAPAWAFHLQALFMGFVFFVGTPLNLLVLLATAKYKKLRAPLNYILVNISFAGFIFVTFSVSQVFVASLRGYYFLGYTLCALEAAMGAVAGLVTSWSLAVLSFERYLVICKPFGAFKFGSSHSAAAVVFTWCMGVGCASPPFFGWSRYIPEGLGCSCGPDWYTHNEEYGCTSYMYFLLITCFCMPLSIIIFSYSQLLGALRAVAAQQAESASTQKAEKEVSRMIIVMVGSFVTCYGPYALTGLWYANSEEVNKDYRLVTIPAFFSKSSCVYNPLIYAFMNKQFNACIMEMVFGKKMEEASEVSSKTEVSTAS, encoded by the exons atgggaaaacattttcacctgtACGAGAACATCTCCAAGGTGGACCCCTTCGAGGGGTCCCAGCACTACCTGGCCCCGGCGTGGGCCTTTCACCTGCAGGCGCTCTTCATGGGCTTCGTCTTCTTTGTGGGAACGCCGCTGAACCTGCTGGTCCTCCTGGCCACGGCCAAATACAAGAAGCTCCGAGCTCCTCTCAACTACATCCTGGTCAACATCTCCTTCGCTGGCTTCATCTTTGTCACCTTCTCCGTCAGCCAGGTGTTTGTGGCCAGTCTGAGGGGCTACTACTTCCTGGGCTACACCTTGTGTGCATTGGAAGCGGCCATGGGCGCTGTGGCAG GTCTGGTGACATCCTGGTCACTCGCCGTGCTCTCCTTCGAGAGGTACTTGGTGATCTGTAAGCCGTTCGGAGCCTTCAAGTTCGGCAGCAGCCACTCTGCCGCCGCCGTGGTCTTCACCTGGTGCATGGGGGTGGGCTGCGCCTCACCGCCTTTCTTCGGCTGGAGCAG GTACATCCCGGAAGGCCTGGGCTGCTCCTGTGGACCCGACTGGTACACCCACAATGAGGAGTATGGCTGCACCAGCTACATGTACTTCCTGCTGATCACCTGCTTCTGCATGCCTCTGTCCATCATCATCTTCTCCTACTCGCAGCTGCTGGGCGCGCTGAGAGCC GTTGCGGCGCAGCAGGCAGAGTCCGCCTCCACCCAGAAGGCTGAGAAGGAGGTGTCCAGGATGATTATCGTGATGGTGGGCTCCTTCGTCACCTGCTACGGCCCCTACGCCCTGACGGGCCTCTGGTACGCCAACTCAGAGGAAGTCAACAAAGACTATCGGCTCGTCACCATCCCGGCGTTCTTCTCCAAGAGCTCCTGCGTCTACAACCCGCTCATCTACGCCTTCATGAATAAACAG TTCAATGCTTGCATCATGGAAATGGTGTTTGGGAAGAAAATGGAGGAAGCTTCCGAAGTGTCTTCAAAGACTGAAGTGTCCACAGCTTCATAA
- the tnpo3 gene encoding transportin-3 isoform X2: protein MEGGKPSLTLVYQAVQALYHDPDPSGKERASLWLGELQRSMFAWEISDQLLQLKQDVESCYFAAQTMKMKIQTSFYELPPETHNALRDSLLTHIQNLKDLSPIIVTQLALAIADLALQMASWKGCVHTLIEKYNEDVGSMPFLIEILTVLPEEVHSRSLRIGANRRTEIIEDLAFYSNTVIALLTSCVEKAGGDEKMLIKVFRCLGSWFNLGVLDSNFMASNQLLMVLFQILRDETSTNLHEAASDCVCSALYAIESVDTNVALALQLFQGVLTLETAYHMAVAREDLDKVLNYCRIFTELCETFLETTVRTPGQGMGDLRTLELLLICAGHPQYEVVEISFNFWYRLGEHLYKINDANLHGVFRPYIQRLLHCLARHCQLDPDHEGIPEETDDFGEFRMRVSDLVKDVIFLVGSMECFSQLYSTLKDGNPSWEVTEAVLFIMASIAKSVDPENNPTVAEVLQQVVLLPESVHMAVRYTSIELVGEMSEVVDRNPRFLDPVLNYLMKGLREKPLASAAAKAIHNICSVCRDHMAQHFQGLLDIARSLDSFALSTEAAVGLLKGTALVLARLPLEKIAECLSDLCAVQVLALKKLLAERSRNGKSADPTAWLDRLAVIFRHTNPIVENGQTHPCQKVIQEIWPVLSETLNAHQADNRIVERCCRCLRFAVRCVGKGSASLLQPLVTQMVSVYQVYPHSCFLYLGSILVDEYGMEEGCRQGLLDMLQALCMPTFQLLEQPNSLRNHPDTVDDLFRLATRFVQRSPVTLLGSSIVVHIIQCAIAATSLDHRDANCSVMKFIRDLIHTGVGNDHEEDFALRKRLIGQAMEQNGQQLINQLLHSCCFCLPPYTLPDVAEVLWEVMLFDRPMFCRWLESALKGLPKQTAGGAVTVTHKQLTEFHKQVTSAEECKQVCWAIREFTRLYR, encoded by the exons ATGGAGGGGGGTAAACCGAGCCTGACGCTGGTCTACCAGGCGGTCCAGGCCCTGTACCACGACCCGGATCCGTCCGGGAAGGAACGAGCCTCGCTGTGGCTCGGAGAGTTGCAGAGATCG ATGTTCGCCTGGGAGATCTCggaccagctgctgcagctgaagcaggATGTGGAGTCGTGTTACTTCGCCGCACAGACCATGAAGATGAAGATCCAGACTTCCTTCTACGAGCTTCCTCCAGAGACCCATAATGCACTGCGGGACTCCCTGCTGACCCACATCCAGAACCTCAAAGACCTGTCGCCCATCATCGTCACTCAG CTGGCCCTGGCCATCGCTGACCTCGCCCTGCAGATGGCGTCCTGGAAGGGCTGCGTTCACACGCTCATAGAGAA GTACAACGAGGACGTGGGCTCCATGCCGTTCCTCATCGAGATCCTGACGGTCCTGCCGGAGGAAGTCCACAGCCGGTCGCTGCGGATCGGCGCCAACCGCCGCACCGAGATCATCGAGGATCTGGCCTTCTACTCCAACACCGTGATCGCCCTGCTG ACGTCCTGTGTGGAGAAGGCGGGCGGCGATGAGAAGATGCTCATCAAGGTGTTCCGTTGCCTGGGCAGTTGGTTCAACCTGGGCGTCCTGGACAGCAACTTCATGGCCAGCAACCAGCTGCTGATGGTTCTGTTCCAGATCCTG AGGGACGAGACGTCCACCAACCTGCATGAGGCGGCGTCGGACTGCGTGTGCTCGGCGCTGTACGCCATCGAGAGCGTGGACACCAACGTGGCTCTGGCGCTGCAGCTGTTCCAGGGCGTGCTGACGCTGGAGACGGCCTACCACATGGCCGTGGCCCGCGAGGACCTGGACAA GGTGCTGAACTACTGCCGGATCTTCACGGAGCTCTGCGAGACGTTCCTGGAAACGACGGTCCGGACGCCGGGTCAGGGCATGGGCGACCTGAGGacgctggagctgctgctgatctgCGCCGGACACCCGCAGTACGAG GTTGTGGAGATCTCCTTTAACTTCTGGTACCGCCTGGGCGAGCATCTCTACAAGATCAACGACGCCAACCTGCACGGCGTTTTCCGGCCGTACATCCAGCGGCTGCTGCACTGCCTGGCCCGCCACTGCCAGCTCGACCCGGACCAC GAGGGAATCCCGGAAGAAACGGACGACTTTGGGGAGTTCAGGATGAGAGTATCGGACCTGGTGAAGGACGTGATCTTCCTGGTCGGCTCCATGGAGTGTTTCTCTCAG CTGTACTCCACCCTGAAGGACGGGAACCCGTCCTGGGAGGTGACGGAGGCCGTCCTCTTCATCATGGCTTCCATCGCCAAGAGCGTCGACCC GGAGAACAACCCGACGGTGGCCGAGGTGCTCCAGCAGGTGGTGCTGCTGCCGGAGAGCGTGCACATGGCCGTGCGCTACACCAGCATCGAGCTGGTGGGGGAGATGAGCGAGGTGGTGGACCGGAACCCGCGCTTCCTGG ACCCGGTTCTGAACTACCTGATGAAGGGCCTGAGGGAGAAGCCGCTGGCGTCGGCGGCGGCCAAGGCCATCCACAACATCTGCTCTGTGTGCCGCGACCACATGGCCCAGCACTTCCAGGGGCTGCTGGACATCGCCCGCTCCCTCGACTCCTTCGCCCTGTCCACCGAGGCCGCCGTGGGCCTCCTCAAAG GTACGGCGCTGGTTCTGGCCCGGCTGCCTCTGGAGAAGATCGCGGAGTGCCTCAGCGACCTGTGCGCCGTTCAGGTTCTGGCTTTGAAGAAG CTGCTGGCGGAGCGGTCCAGGAACGGGAAGTCGGCCGACCCGACGGCGTGGCTGGACCGACTGGCCGTCATCTTCAG ACACACCAACCCCATCGTGGAGAACGGCCAGACGCACCCGTGCCAGAAGGTGATCCAGGAG ATCTGGCCCGTCCTGTCGGAGACGCTCAACGCCCACCAGGCTGATAATCGTATCGTGGAGCGTTGCTGCCGCTGCCTGCGCTTCGCCGTGCGCTGTGTCGGGAAAGGCTCCGCCTCTCTGCTCCAGCCGCTTGTCACTCAG ATGGTGAGCGTCTACCAGGTGTACCCGCACTCCTGCTTCTTGTACCTGGGCAGCATCCTGGTGGACGAGTACGGCATGGAGGAGGGCTGCAGGCAGGGGCTGCTGGACATGCTGCAG GCGCTGTGTATGCCCACCTTCCAGCTGCTGGAGCAACCCAACAGCCTGAGGAACCATCCGGACACTGTGGACGACCTGTTCAGACTGGCCACCAG ATTCGTCCAGAGGAGTCCCGTCACGTTGCTAGGCAGCAGCATCGTGGTCCACATCATCCAGTGCGCCATCGCCGCCACGTCGCTCGACCACCGGGACGCCAACTGCAGCGTCATGAAGTTCATCCGAGACCTGATCCACACCGGAGTCGGCAACGAC CATGAGGAGGACTTTGCGCTGCGGAAGCGTCTGATTGGTCAGGCCATGGAGCAGAACGGCCAGCAGCTCATCAACCAGCTGCTGCACTCCTGCTGCTTCTGCCTGCCGCCGTACACGCTGCCCGACGTGGCCGAGGTCCTCTGGGAGGTCATGCTGTTTGACCGACCC ATGTTCTGCCGCTGGCTGGAGAGCGCGCTGAAGGGATTACCGAAGCAGACGGCGGGCGGCGCCGTGACCGTCACCCACAAGCAGCTGACCGAGTTCCACAAGCAGGTGACCAG tgCTGAGGAGTGCAAGCAGGTGTGTTGGGCCATCAGAGAGTTCACCAGGCTGTACCGGTAG
- the tnpo3 gene encoding transportin-3 isoform X1: MEGGKPSLTLVYQAVQALYHDPDPSGKERASLWLGELQRSMFAWEISDQLLQLKQDVESCYFAAQTMKMKIQTSFYELPPETHNALRDSLLTHIQNLKDLSPIIVTQLALAIADLALQMASWKGCVHTLIEKYNEDVGSMPFLIEILTVLPEEVHSRSLRIGANRRTEIIEDLAFYSNTVIALLTSCVEKAGGDEKMLIKVFRCLGSWFNLGVLDSNFMASNQLLMVLFQILQRDETSTNLHEAASDCVCSALYAIESVDTNVALALQLFQGVLTLETAYHMAVAREDLDKVLNYCRIFTELCETFLETTVRTPGQGMGDLRTLELLLICAGHPQYEVVEISFNFWYRLGEHLYKINDANLHGVFRPYIQRLLHCLARHCQLDPDHEGIPEETDDFGEFRMRVSDLVKDVIFLVGSMECFSQLYSTLKDGNPSWEVTEAVLFIMASIAKSVDPENNPTVAEVLQQVVLLPESVHMAVRYTSIELVGEMSEVVDRNPRFLDPVLNYLMKGLREKPLASAAAKAIHNICSVCRDHMAQHFQGLLDIARSLDSFALSTEAAVGLLKGTALVLARLPLEKIAECLSDLCAVQVLALKKLLAERSRNGKSADPTAWLDRLAVIFRHTNPIVENGQTHPCQKVIQEIWPVLSETLNAHQADNRIVERCCRCLRFAVRCVGKGSASLLQPLVTQMVSVYQVYPHSCFLYLGSILVDEYGMEEGCRQGLLDMLQALCMPTFQLLEQPNSLRNHPDTVDDLFRLATRFVQRSPVTLLGSSIVVHIIQCAIAATSLDHRDANCSVMKFIRDLIHTGVGNDHEEDFALRKRLIGQAMEQNGQQLINQLLHSCCFCLPPYTLPDVAEVLWEVMLFDRPMFCRWLESALKGLPKQTAGGAVTVTHKQLTEFHKQVTSAEECKQVCWAIREFTRLYR, translated from the exons ATGGAGGGGGGTAAACCGAGCCTGACGCTGGTCTACCAGGCGGTCCAGGCCCTGTACCACGACCCGGATCCGTCCGGGAAGGAACGAGCCTCGCTGTGGCTCGGAGAGTTGCAGAGATCG ATGTTCGCCTGGGAGATCTCggaccagctgctgcagctgaagcaggATGTGGAGTCGTGTTACTTCGCCGCACAGACCATGAAGATGAAGATCCAGACTTCCTTCTACGAGCTTCCTCCAGAGACCCATAATGCACTGCGGGACTCCCTGCTGACCCACATCCAGAACCTCAAAGACCTGTCGCCCATCATCGTCACTCAG CTGGCCCTGGCCATCGCTGACCTCGCCCTGCAGATGGCGTCCTGGAAGGGCTGCGTTCACACGCTCATAGAGAA GTACAACGAGGACGTGGGCTCCATGCCGTTCCTCATCGAGATCCTGACGGTCCTGCCGGAGGAAGTCCACAGCCGGTCGCTGCGGATCGGCGCCAACCGCCGCACCGAGATCATCGAGGATCTGGCCTTCTACTCCAACACCGTGATCGCCCTGCTG ACGTCCTGTGTGGAGAAGGCGGGCGGCGATGAGAAGATGCTCATCAAGGTGTTCCGTTGCCTGGGCAGTTGGTTCAACCTGGGCGTCCTGGACAGCAACTTCATGGCCAGCAACCAGCTGCTGATGGTTCTGTTCCAGATCCTG CAGAGGGACGAGACGTCCACCAACCTGCATGAGGCGGCGTCGGACTGCGTGTGCTCGGCGCTGTACGCCATCGAGAGCGTGGACACCAACGTGGCTCTGGCGCTGCAGCTGTTCCAGGGCGTGCTGACGCTGGAGACGGCCTACCACATGGCCGTGGCCCGCGAGGACCTGGACAA GGTGCTGAACTACTGCCGGATCTTCACGGAGCTCTGCGAGACGTTCCTGGAAACGACGGTCCGGACGCCGGGTCAGGGCATGGGCGACCTGAGGacgctggagctgctgctgatctgCGCCGGACACCCGCAGTACGAG GTTGTGGAGATCTCCTTTAACTTCTGGTACCGCCTGGGCGAGCATCTCTACAAGATCAACGACGCCAACCTGCACGGCGTTTTCCGGCCGTACATCCAGCGGCTGCTGCACTGCCTGGCCCGCCACTGCCAGCTCGACCCGGACCAC GAGGGAATCCCGGAAGAAACGGACGACTTTGGGGAGTTCAGGATGAGAGTATCGGACCTGGTGAAGGACGTGATCTTCCTGGTCGGCTCCATGGAGTGTTTCTCTCAG CTGTACTCCACCCTGAAGGACGGGAACCCGTCCTGGGAGGTGACGGAGGCCGTCCTCTTCATCATGGCTTCCATCGCCAAGAGCGTCGACCC GGAGAACAACCCGACGGTGGCCGAGGTGCTCCAGCAGGTGGTGCTGCTGCCGGAGAGCGTGCACATGGCCGTGCGCTACACCAGCATCGAGCTGGTGGGGGAGATGAGCGAGGTGGTGGACCGGAACCCGCGCTTCCTGG ACCCGGTTCTGAACTACCTGATGAAGGGCCTGAGGGAGAAGCCGCTGGCGTCGGCGGCGGCCAAGGCCATCCACAACATCTGCTCTGTGTGCCGCGACCACATGGCCCAGCACTTCCAGGGGCTGCTGGACATCGCCCGCTCCCTCGACTCCTTCGCCCTGTCCACCGAGGCCGCCGTGGGCCTCCTCAAAG GTACGGCGCTGGTTCTGGCCCGGCTGCCTCTGGAGAAGATCGCGGAGTGCCTCAGCGACCTGTGCGCCGTTCAGGTTCTGGCTTTGAAGAAG CTGCTGGCGGAGCGGTCCAGGAACGGGAAGTCGGCCGACCCGACGGCGTGGCTGGACCGACTGGCCGTCATCTTCAG ACACACCAACCCCATCGTGGAGAACGGCCAGACGCACCCGTGCCAGAAGGTGATCCAGGAG ATCTGGCCCGTCCTGTCGGAGACGCTCAACGCCCACCAGGCTGATAATCGTATCGTGGAGCGTTGCTGCCGCTGCCTGCGCTTCGCCGTGCGCTGTGTCGGGAAAGGCTCCGCCTCTCTGCTCCAGCCGCTTGTCACTCAG ATGGTGAGCGTCTACCAGGTGTACCCGCACTCCTGCTTCTTGTACCTGGGCAGCATCCTGGTGGACGAGTACGGCATGGAGGAGGGCTGCAGGCAGGGGCTGCTGGACATGCTGCAG GCGCTGTGTATGCCCACCTTCCAGCTGCTGGAGCAACCCAACAGCCTGAGGAACCATCCGGACACTGTGGACGACCTGTTCAGACTGGCCACCAG ATTCGTCCAGAGGAGTCCCGTCACGTTGCTAGGCAGCAGCATCGTGGTCCACATCATCCAGTGCGCCATCGCCGCCACGTCGCTCGACCACCGGGACGCCAACTGCAGCGTCATGAAGTTCATCCGAGACCTGATCCACACCGGAGTCGGCAACGAC CATGAGGAGGACTTTGCGCTGCGGAAGCGTCTGATTGGTCAGGCCATGGAGCAGAACGGCCAGCAGCTCATCAACCAGCTGCTGCACTCCTGCTGCTTCTGCCTGCCGCCGTACACGCTGCCCGACGTGGCCGAGGTCCTCTGGGAGGTCATGCTGTTTGACCGACCC ATGTTCTGCCGCTGGCTGGAGAGCGCGCTGAAGGGATTACCGAAGCAGACGGCGGGCGGCGCCGTGACCGTCACCCACAAGCAGCTGACCGAGTTCCACAAGCAGGTGACCAG tgCTGAGGAGTGCAAGCAGGTGTGTTGGGCCATCAGAGAGTTCACCAGGCTGTACCGGTAG